In the genome of Paenibacillus pabuli, one region contains:
- the ilvB gene encoding biosynthetic-type acetolactate synthase large subunit yields the protein MGAQIPEVRSTDELREKWMKPEVISGSEILLRSLLLEGVECVFGYPGGAVLYIYDAMYGFEDFKHVLTRHEQGAIHAADGYARASGKVGVCIATSGPGATNLVTGIATAYMDSVPLVVITGNVISSLIGSDAFQEADITGITMPITKHSYLVKDVEDLPRVIHEAFHIANTGRKGPVLIDIPKDVSANKTLFEPKTEPVILRGYNPRTVPNKLQIDRLAQAIQEAERPMILAGGGVVYSGGHEALFEFVEKTGIPITTTLLGLGAFPSGHELWTGMPGMHGTYTSNQAIQQSDLLINIGARFDDRVTGKLDGFAPHAKIVHIDIDPAEIGKNIATDIPIVGDVKTVLEIANKEVQRAERADAWRDQIKQWKQEKPYSYTDSDEVLKPQWVVEMLNDTTKGEAIVTTDVGQHQMWAAQYYKFNQPRSWVTSGGLGTMGFGFPSAIGAQMANPDRLVISINGDGGMQMCSQELAICAINNIPVKIVIINNQVLGMVRQWQEIIYENRYSHIDLAGSPDFVKLAEAYGVKGLRATNKEEAERAWQEALDTPGPVVVEFVVRKEENVYPMVPQGATIDQMLMGDAEE from the coding sequence ATGGGAGCTCAAATTCCAGAAGTACGATCGACAGATGAATTACGTGAAAAATGGATGAAGCCGGAGGTCATTAGCGGTTCCGAAATTCTGCTGAGAAGCTTGTTGCTGGAAGGTGTAGAGTGCGTTTTTGGTTACCCGGGCGGTGCAGTGTTGTACATTTACGATGCGATGTATGGTTTCGAGGATTTCAAGCACGTGTTAACCCGTCACGAACAAGGCGCCATTCATGCAGCTGACGGTTATGCTCGGGCGAGCGGAAAAGTGGGTGTCTGTATCGCTACCTCCGGACCTGGAGCAACGAACCTCGTTACGGGTATTGCAACAGCGTATATGGATTCCGTACCACTTGTAGTCATTACGGGAAATGTCATTTCCAGCCTGATCGGCTCAGATGCTTTCCAGGAAGCGGACATTACCGGAATCACAATGCCAATCACAAAACACAGTTACCTGGTAAAAGATGTTGAAGATCTGCCACGTGTCATTCATGAGGCATTCCATATTGCGAATACAGGTCGTAAAGGTCCCGTATTAATCGACATTCCGAAGGATGTATCGGCAAACAAAACGTTGTTTGAACCTAAGACTGAACCTGTTATATTGAGAGGGTACAACCCACGGACAGTACCGAACAAACTTCAGATTGATCGTCTGGCTCAGGCGATTCAGGAAGCAGAACGTCCGATGATTCTGGCAGGCGGCGGTGTAGTTTACTCCGGTGGACACGAAGCGCTGTTCGAATTTGTGGAGAAGACAGGCATTCCCATCACGACAACACTTCTCGGACTTGGAGCATTCCCGAGTGGTCACGAATTGTGGACCGGGATGCCGGGAATGCACGGAACATATACTTCCAATCAGGCTATTCAACAATCGGATTTGCTGATTAACATCGGAGCACGCTTCGATGACAGGGTAACAGGCAAGCTGGACGGATTCGCTCCACATGCCAAAATTGTGCACATTGATATTGATCCGGCTGAAATCGGCAAAAACATTGCCACGGACATTCCAATCGTTGGTGATGTGAAGACGGTTCTGGAAATAGCGAACAAAGAGGTTCAACGTGCTGAACGTGCAGATGCATGGAGAGATCAGATCAAACAATGGAAACAAGAAAAACCTTACAGCTACACCGATTCAGATGAAGTATTGAAACCGCAGTGGGTTGTGGAAATGCTGAATGATACAACTAAAGGCGAAGCCATCGTGACTACGGACGTTGGACAGCATCAAATGTGGGCAGCCCAATATTACAAATTCAACCAACCGCGTTCATGGGTAACCTCTGGTGGACTGGGAACGATGGGTTTTGGATTCCCTTCTGCAATTGGTGCTCAAATGGCAAACCCGGACAGACTTGTTATTTCGATAAATGGTGACGGCGGCATGCAGATGTGTTCTCAAGAACTCGCGATCTGTGCCATTAACAACATCCCGGTGAAAATTGTTATTATCAACAATCAGGTACTTGGAATGGTACGTCAATGGCAAGAGATCATCTATGAGAACCGATACAGCCATATCGATCTGGCAGGCAGCCCTGATTTTGTAAAACTTGCTGAAGCTTATGGCGTAAAAGGATTACGTGCAACCAACAAGGAAGAAGCCGAGCGTGCTTGGCAAGAAGCCCTGGATACACCAGGACCGGTCGTTGTTGAGTTTGTAGTACGCAAGGAAGAAAATGTATATCCAATGGTTCCGCAAGGAGCAACAATCGATCAAATGCTGATGGGGGATGCTGAGGAATGA
- the ilvC gene encoding ketol-acid reductoisomerase — MPVTTYYEQDAELSVLKGKTIAVIGYGSQGHAQAQNLRDSGLNVVIGLREGKSFDTAKNDGFEVLSPAEATSRADVVQILLPDETQASVYKNEIEPNLKKGAALLFSHGFNVHFGQIVAPKDSDVLLVAPKSPGHMVRRTYVEGFGVPGLIAIEQDATGKAKDIGLAYAKGIGCTRAGVIETSFREETETDLFGEQAVLCGGVSALVKAGFETLTEAGYAPEMAYFECLHELKLIVDLMYEGGLASMRDSISNTAEYGDYVTGPRVVTEDTKKAMKEVLTDIQQGKFARDFILENQSGRAFLTATRRNEAEHPIEVVGGQLREMMHWIKK; from the coding sequence ATGCCAGTAACTACTTATTATGAACAGGATGCAGAGCTTAGCGTATTGAAAGGAAAAACGATTGCGGTCATCGGTTACGGTAGCCAGGGCCATGCCCAAGCACAAAACCTGCGTGACAGTGGATTGAACGTAGTCATCGGACTTCGTGAAGGTAAATCTTTTGACACGGCAAAAAATGACGGATTTGAAGTTCTGTCCCCGGCTGAAGCAACTAGCCGTGCAGACGTAGTTCAAATCTTGCTGCCTGACGAAACACAAGCTTCTGTATACAAAAACGAAATCGAACCAAACCTGAAAAAAGGTGCAGCATTGCTCTTCTCCCACGGTTTCAACGTTCATTTCGGTCAAATCGTTGCTCCAAAAGACAGCGATGTATTGCTGGTAGCTCCTAAGTCCCCTGGTCACATGGTACGTCGTACCTACGTGGAAGGATTCGGTGTACCGGGCCTGATCGCAATTGAGCAAGATGCAACAGGTAAAGCAAAAGATATCGGTTTGGCTTATGCTAAAGGTATCGGTTGCACGCGTGCAGGGGTTATCGAAACTTCCTTCCGTGAAGAAACAGAAACAGACCTGTTCGGTGAGCAAGCTGTTTTGTGTGGCGGTGTAAGTGCCCTGGTAAAAGCTGGATTCGAAACGTTGACAGAAGCAGGTTATGCTCCTGAAATGGCATACTTCGAGTGTCTGCACGAATTGAAACTGATCGTTGACCTGATGTATGAAGGTGGACTTGCAAGCATGCGTGATTCCATCAGTAACACAGCGGAGTACGGTGACTATGTAACTGGACCTCGCGTCGTAACTGAAGATACGAAGAAAGCAATGAAAGAAGTCCTGACAGATATCCAACAAGGTAAATTTGCACGTGACTTCATCCTGGAGAACCAATCCGGCCGTGCGTTCCTGACAGCAACTCGTCGCAACGAAGCTGAACACCCAATCGAAGTGGTTGGCGGACAATTGCGTGAGATGATGCACTGGATCAAGAAGTAA
- the ilvN gene encoding acetolactate synthase small subunit translates to MIRHTISILVNDQPGVLQRVSGLFGRRGFNIESITVGQSEEPGLSRMVIVTIGDDKTLEQIEKQLYKIIDVIKVVDFSLKPMVARELALIKVKAEPSERPEILGVVETFRASVVDVGPGSLIVQVVGDTDKIDAMIELLKPYGIRELSRTGVTALVRGNV, encoded by the coding sequence ATGATAAGACATACGATTTCGATATTGGTCAACGATCAGCCTGGCGTCCTGCAGCGGGTATCAGGGTTGTTCGGTCGACGGGGATTCAACATTGAGAGCATCACGGTAGGCCAATCCGAGGAACCGGGTTTGTCCCGCATGGTTATTGTAACGATCGGTGACGACAAAACGCTGGAACAGATTGAAAAGCAGCTCTACAAAATCATCGATGTTATTAAAGTGGTTGATTTCAGTCTGAAGCCGATGGTTGCCCGTGAACTTGCATTGATCAAGGTCAAGGCAGAGCCATCCGAACGTCCAGAAATTCTGGGTGTGGTGGAGACATTCCGCGCATCCGTTGTAGATGTTGGTCCAGGCAGCCTGATTGTACAGGTGGTCGGTGATACGGATAAAATTGATGCAATGATTGAATTGCTTAAGCCATATGGCATTCGCGAACTGTCACGTACAGGTGTAACAGCATTGGTTCGAGGCAACGTATAA